One Synechococcus sp. CC9605 genomic window carries:
- a CDS encoding TMEM165/GDT1 family protein, whose translation MDFPLLISTFLTVFLAELGDKTQLATVAISGTSNRPLAVFLGSSSALVLASLLGAFAGGSVATVIPSDLLQLLASLGFLVIGGRLLVPLFRDAEPTREEDQTPES comes from the coding sequence ATGGATTTTCCGCTCCTGATTTCCACCTTCCTCACCGTGTTTCTGGCTGAACTCGGTGATAAGACCCAACTCGCCACAGTGGCGATCAGTGGGACGTCCAATCGCCCCCTGGCCGTGTTTCTCGGTTCATCATCCGCGTTGGTTCTTGCCAGTTTGCTGGGGGCCTTTGCCGGTGGTTCCGTTGCCACAGTCATTCCCAGCGACCTGCTGCAGCTGTTGGCCTCTTTGGGTTTCCTCGTGATCGGTGGCCGCCTGCTGGTTCCTCTCTTCCGTGATGCGGAACCAACCAGAGAGGAGGATCAAACTCCTGAGTCCTAA
- the psb30 gene encoding photosystem II reaction center protein Ycf12/Psb30 has translation MGFDIHLIANFAALAMITIAGPAVIFILFYRRGAL, from the coding sequence ATGGGCTTTGACATTCACCTGATCGCCAACTTTGCCGCCCTGGCGATGATCACCATTGCTGGTCCTGCTGTCATCTTCATCCTCTTCTACCGTCGCGGCGCGCTCTGA
- a CDS encoding flavin prenyltransferase UbiX, translated as MHPYVLAVTGASAQPLAERALQLLLQRGRAVHLVLSHGAHEVFRAEQGLSIPVDPLKQRDFWKERLGVESGELTCHRWNDQAACIASGSYRTRAMVIVPCSMGTVGRIHAGIAADLIERCADVHLKERRPLVIAPREMPFNLIHLRNLTGLAEAGATIAAPIPAWYTRPDSLEEMVDFLVVRLFDGLEDDLAPLNRWNGPLE; from the coding sequence ATGCATCCCTACGTTCTTGCGGTCACTGGTGCATCCGCCCAACCCCTTGCCGAGCGTGCCCTCCAGCTGCTCTTGCAGCGCGGGCGCGCTGTTCATCTCGTGCTCAGCCATGGCGCCCATGAGGTGTTTCGTGCGGAACAGGGGCTATCGATCCCCGTGGATCCTCTGAAGCAACGCGATTTCTGGAAGGAGAGGCTTGGGGTCGAGAGCGGCGAACTCACCTGCCATCGCTGGAATGATCAAGCCGCCTGCATCGCCAGTGGCAGTTACCGAACTCGCGCGATGGTCATCGTTCCCTGCAGCATGGGAACCGTCGGTCGGATCCATGCCGGCATTGCCGCTGATCTGATCGAACGTTGCGCGGATGTGCACCTCAAGGAGCGTCGTCCCCTGGTGATTGCGCCCCGGGAGATGCCCTTCAACCTGATTCACCTCCGCAACCTCACCGGCCTTGCAGAAGCTGGCGCCACCATTGCCGCACCCATCCCGGCCTGGTACACCCGGCCCGATTCATTGGAGGAGATGGTGGACTTTCTGGTAGTGCGCCTGTTCGATGGCTTGGAGGACGACCTCGCACCCCTGAACCGTTGGAACGGCCCCCTGGAATGA
- the acsF gene encoding magnesium-protoporphyrin IX monomethyl ester (oxidative) cyclase — protein MVPPTAVAEGSAVAIKDPVKDTILTPRFYTTDFEAMAAMDLQPNEAELEAICEEFRKDYNRHHFVRNEEFEGAADKLDPETRKVFIEFLEQSCTSEFSGFLLYKELSRRIKAKNPLLAECFAHMARDEARHAGFLNKSMSDFGMQLDLGFLTANKDYTFFKPKFIFYATYLSEKIGYWRYIAIYRHLEKNPDSKIFPIFNFFENWCQDENRHGDFFDALMKAQPDTVRGPIAKLWCRFFLLAVFATMYVRDVARKEFYEALGLDARTYDKMVIEKTNETSARVFPVVLDVNNDKFWTRLERLVANNAALDKADASDAIAPVKLLRKLPFWIGNGAEMAKLFLMPAIDSDRFQPAVR, from the coding sequence ATGGTCCCTCCCACCGCCGTGGCCGAAGGCAGCGCTGTAGCCATCAAGGATCCAGTCAAGGACACAATCCTGACCCCTCGCTTCTACACCACCGATTTCGAAGCGATGGCGGCGATGGATCTTCAGCCCAATGAGGCTGAACTGGAAGCCATCTGTGAGGAGTTCAGGAAGGATTACAACCGCCACCACTTCGTTCGTAACGAAGAGTTCGAGGGTGCTGCCGACAAACTGGATCCTGAAACCCGCAAGGTGTTCATCGAATTCCTTGAGCAGAGCTGCACTTCGGAATTTTCAGGGTTCCTGCTCTATAAGGAACTGAGCCGCCGGATCAAGGCGAAGAATCCTCTCCTGGCCGAGTGCTTTGCTCACATGGCTCGTGATGAAGCTCGCCACGCCGGCTTCCTCAACAAGTCGATGAGTGATTTCGGCATGCAGCTGGATCTCGGCTTCCTGACGGCCAACAAGGACTACACCTTCTTCAAGCCGAAATTCATCTTCTACGCCACCTACCTGTCTGAAAAGATCGGCTACTGGCGTTACATCGCTATTTATCGCCACCTCGAAAAGAATCCCGACAGCAAGATCTTCCCGATCTTCAACTTCTTCGAGAACTGGTGTCAGGACGAAAACCGTCATGGCGATTTCTTCGATGCCCTGATGAAGGCTCAACCGGACACGGTTCGTGGCCCGATCGCCAAACTCTGGTGCCGCTTTTTTCTGCTGGCAGTGTTCGCCACCATGTATGTGCGCGACGTGGCCCGCAAGGAGTTCTACGAGGCTCTCGGATTGGATGCTCGCACCTACGACAAGATGGTGATCGAGAAAACCAACGAAACGTCTGCGCGCGTTTTCCCTGTTGTTCTTGATGTCAACAACGACAAGTTCTGGACGCGTCTCGAACGCCTTGTTGCCAACAATGCTGCTCTGGACAAGGCTGATGCCAGCGATGCCATCGCTCCTGTGAAGTTGCTGCGAAAGCTGCCCTTCTGGATCGGTAACGGTGCCGAGATGGCCAAGCTGTTCCTAATGCCCGCGATCGACAGCGATCGTTTCCAGCCAGCTGTGCGCTGA
- a CDS encoding DUF475 domain-containing protein, with protein sequence MDITSLPSLSDFFEGADQWGEVLALLPVLVLLELILSADNAVALAAIARSSRQPEQEKLALNLGIGIALVLRIALIIVAQWVLQNAWVQLLAAAYLVWLVVDHFNNRSGPDGESNESNESSGLSRPFLNTVLLLAFTDLAFSIDSVAAAVAISDQIVLISTGAFIGIVALRFTSALFIRWLDLYPRLETAGFLAVAFVALRLIVHVVLPSLNQPDWLTLLVVLMLFAWGMSIRSNDLDQDESHAC encoded by the coding sequence ATGGACATCACTTCGCTTCCCTCACTGTCGGATTTCTTCGAAGGTGCCGATCAATGGGGAGAGGTTTTGGCACTGCTGCCTGTTCTGGTGCTGCTGGAGCTGATCTTGTCGGCTGACAATGCCGTGGCCCTTGCGGCCATCGCCCGCAGCAGCCGCCAACCGGAGCAGGAAAAGTTAGCCCTCAATCTGGGCATTGGCATTGCCCTGGTCTTGCGGATTGCCTTGATCATTGTGGCCCAGTGGGTGTTGCAAAACGCTTGGGTGCAACTCCTGGCGGCCGCATATCTGGTTTGGCTGGTGGTTGATCACTTCAACAACCGATCAGGCCCAGATGGGGAGTCCAATGAGAGCAATGAATCCAGTGGTCTGTCCCGCCCCTTCCTGAACACGGTTCTGCTGCTGGCTTTCACAGATCTGGCCTTCTCCATCGATAGCGTTGCCGCAGCCGTGGCCATCAGTGATCAGATTGTGTTGATCAGCACAGGTGCCTTCATCGGCATCGTGGCGCTGCGTTTTACATCTGCCCTGTTCATCCGCTGGCTTGATCTGTATCCAAGGCTGGAAACAGCTGGATTTCTCGCTGTTGCTTTTGTGGCGCTGCGCTTGATTGTTCACGTTGTCCTCCCAAGCCTCAATCAACCCGACTGGCTCACCCTGTTGGTGGTGCTGATGCTGTTTGCCTGGGGAATGTCGATCCGTAGCAACGATCTCGATCAGGACGAAAGTCATGCTTGTTGA
- a CDS encoding TMEM165/GDT1 family protein, whose protein sequence is MTSEQTSPESRSFAAVLFSTFTTVFVAELGDKTQLATLLLSAQSGSPVLVFIGAALALIASSLVGVLVGQWLAKTLPPERLELMAGVLMVALGIWLGLQATRSLWLNASS, encoded by the coding sequence TTGACAAGTGAGCAAACCAGCCCTGAGTCGCGCAGCTTTGCTGCCGTGCTTTTCAGCACGTTCACCACGGTTTTTGTGGCTGAACTTGGCGACAAAACACAGTTGGCGACGCTGTTGCTCTCCGCCCAATCCGGCTCACCTGTTCTGGTGTTCATCGGTGCCGCACTGGCGTTGATTGCTTCCAGCCTTGTGGGCGTTCTCGTTGGTCAATGGTTGGCCAAAACCCTTCCACCTGAGCGTCTTGAACTGATGGCCGGAGTGCTGATGGTGGCGCTTGGCATCTGGCTGGGTCTCCAAGCCACCCGTTCCCTTTGGCTCAATGCCTCGAGCTGA
- a CDS encoding DUF6464 family protein → MLVELRHISGDRLIHRVDLEDPPQPGRWFVVEEQSFLVMQRRHRYALRNGRYVMASVALMVKPQARPADATPWRHGWVIGDPNCRFNAHSPLLRCAVWPEGPCDSCSHREPR, encoded by the coding sequence ATGCTTGTTGAATTGCGCCATATCAGTGGTGATCGTTTGATCCATCGTGTTGACCTTGAGGATCCACCACAACCGGGTCGCTGGTTTGTTGTTGAAGAGCAGTCTTTTCTTGTGATGCAACGTCGTCATCGTTATGCGCTTCGCAACGGTCGCTATGTGATGGCTTCGGTGGCCTTGATGGTGAAACCCCAGGCTCGCCCTGCTGATGCAACACCCTGGCGACATGGCTGGGTGATCGGCGACCCGAACTGTCGTTTCAATGCCCACAGCCCTTTGCTCCGCTGTGCCGTATGGCCAGAAGGGCCCTGCGACAGCTGCAGCCACCGTGAACCTCGCTGA
- a CDS encoding DUF2996 domain-containing protein, whose amino-acid sequence MSETPVEKQSSGQEAPAKPAPKAKPPKPEDKPFPEFIDTLFLPAVAKQLAEHDITADRLERIEGQRPVVGGECPMVVGELPGGRRFWVCFSKADINSSKVIALADAGSEPTLLESFLIDEKRMSLPLLVSRLLQRLNGQKWLGGN is encoded by the coding sequence GTGAGCGAAACCCCAGTCGAGAAACAGTCTTCAGGTCAAGAGGCCCCCGCCAAACCGGCGCCGAAAGCCAAGCCGCCCAAGCCGGAGGACAAGCCCTTCCCTGAATTCATCGACACGCTGTTTCTGCCGGCTGTTGCCAAACAGCTCGCCGAACACGACATCACAGCTGACCGGCTCGAGCGCATCGAGGGGCAGCGTCCCGTCGTCGGCGGTGAATGTCCGATGGTGGTCGGTGAACTTCCTGGAGGCCGCCGCTTCTGGGTCTGTTTCTCCAAGGCCGACATCAACAGCTCCAAGGTGATTGCCCTGGCTGATGCAGGCAGTGAGCCGACGCTGCTGGAGAGCTTTCTGATCGATGAGAAGCGGATGTCTTTGCCTCTTCTCGTTTCCCGCCTGTTGCAACGGCTCAACGGCCAAAAGTGGCTGGGAGGTAACTAA
- a CDS encoding YkgJ family cysteine cluster protein, protein MSRETPQWTCIKHCGACCRLAPEERADALEALSEEQQRTYLAMVGPDGWCIHYDTGSQRCTIYEERPDFCHVSGLGRLFDVPDDQFDAFAIACCHQQIRSTYGGRSGVMRRFNRAQNAGGSVDK, encoded by the coding sequence ATGAGTCGTGAAACGCCGCAATGGACCTGCATCAAACACTGCGGAGCCTGTTGCCGACTGGCTCCGGAGGAACGGGCTGATGCCCTTGAGGCCTTGAGCGAAGAGCAACAACGGACCTATCTGGCCATGGTTGGACCCGACGGATGGTGCATTCATTACGACACGGGTAGTCAGCGCTGCACGATCTATGAGGAGCGTCCTGATTTCTGTCATGTCAGTGGGTTGGGCCGTCTTTTTGACGTTCCCGACGATCAGTTCGACGCCTTCGCCATCGCTTGTTGCCATCAGCAGATTCGCAGCACCTACGGCGGTCGCAGTGGGGTGATGCGTAGGTTCAATCGCGCTCAGAACGCGGGAGGTTCTGTTGACAAGTGA
- a CDS encoding TldD/PmbA family protein: MTNAFSNQWQGLLESLLHRGSSAGADLVEVFLERTDHIGLLVEQDRITSVNPSFARGAGLRVFRNGRDGFVSTNDLSEAGLKRALDQALAMLGLEAQQLSSPAAFEGLKPLTDHGVMKADWLDRCPSLDQASQCLLQGTAHLNRLGQHLQVRRGSYARDWQEVLVAASDGTFARDIRLHQSTGLSVLAADGDHRSSIGRRYGSSDRPDDLRAWDSEASAAEVCNSAGTMLRADYVDAGQMSAVLANRFGGVIFHEACGHLLETTQIERGTTPFADRVGELIAHPAITAIDEGLSGGSFGSLSMDDEGMEPERTVLIKDGVLQRFISDRAGELRTGHKRTGSGRRQSHAFAAASRMRNTFIDAGSHTPEQLIESVDQGLYCKAMGGGSVGPTGQFNFSVEEGYLIENGKLTKPVKGATLIGDAKEVMPRISMCANDLELAAGFCGSVSGSVFVTVGQPHIKVDSITVGGR, from the coding sequence TTGACCAACGCCTTTTCGAATCAGTGGCAAGGACTCTTGGAGTCCTTGCTGCACCGTGGTAGCTCCGCAGGTGCCGACCTGGTGGAGGTGTTTCTTGAGCGCACTGACCACATCGGTTTGCTTGTTGAACAGGATCGGATCACCAGTGTCAATCCGTCCTTCGCCCGTGGCGCTGGCTTGAGGGTGTTCCGTAATGGCCGAGATGGCTTCGTCAGCACCAACGATCTGAGCGAAGCTGGCCTCAAGCGTGCCCTTGACCAGGCCCTGGCCATGCTCGGCCTCGAAGCGCAACAGCTCAGTTCTCCTGCAGCTTTTGAGGGGTTAAAGCCGTTAACCGACCACGGTGTGATGAAAGCCGATTGGCTGGATCGCTGTCCATCTCTCGATCAGGCAAGCCAGTGTCTGCTCCAGGGCACAGCCCATCTCAATCGTCTTGGTCAGCACCTTCAGGTGAGGCGTGGCAGTTACGCCCGCGACTGGCAGGAAGTGCTGGTGGCTGCATCCGATGGCACGTTTGCCCGCGACATCCGCCTGCATCAATCAACCGGTCTCTCCGTTCTCGCCGCCGACGGGGATCACCGGTCCAGCATTGGCCGCCGCTATGGAAGTTCCGATCGTCCGGACGATCTTCGGGCCTGGGATTCCGAGGCCAGTGCAGCTGAAGTGTGCAACAGCGCTGGAACGATGTTGCGGGCCGACTACGTGGATGCCGGACAGATGTCGGCTGTTCTCGCCAATCGCTTTGGTGGCGTGATTTTCCACGAGGCCTGTGGGCATCTGCTCGAAACAACCCAGATCGAACGGGGCACCACTCCCTTTGCTGACCGCGTTGGTGAACTGATCGCTCACCCTGCTATCACCGCCATCGATGAAGGCCTGAGTGGTGGCTCTTTCGGCTCCCTTTCGATGGATGACGAGGGAATGGAACCGGAGCGCACCGTTCTGATCAAGGACGGTGTGCTCCAACGCTTCATCAGTGATCGGGCCGGTGAACTGCGCACAGGCCACAAACGCACCGGAAGCGGCCGGCGTCAGAGCCATGCCTTCGCCGCTGCGAGCCGGATGCGCAACACCTTCATCGACGCGGGATCACATACACCAGAGCAGTTGATTGAATCCGTCGACCAAGGCCTGTATTGCAAGGCCATGGGTGGGGGAAGTGTGGGCCCGACGGGTCAGTTCAATTTTTCCGTTGAAGAGGGGTATCTGATTGAAAACGGCAAACTCACCAAACCCGTGAAAGGCGCCACGTTGATCGGTGATGCCAAGGAGGTGATGCCTCGCATTTCGATGTGCGCCAACGATCTGGAACTGGCTGCCGGGTTCTGTGGATCTGTGAGTGGAAGTGTGTTCGTCACCGTTGGGCAGCCCCACATCAAGGTTGATTCGATCACGGTGGGGGGCCGTTGA
- a CDS encoding RNB domain-containing ribonuclease, which yields MKFTVADLLDQLSTEHPSESDQLAKILKLSNKTDKAALELAVSSLMKIGVIEQTSEGGLTRPQESDLIDARLRCSSKGFCFAIRDDGGEDIYIRDHQLNHAWNGDRVLVLVTREGGRRRSPEGGVQCILERATQSLLAQVEQQSEQLLASPLDDRVLAGIELPAEDAKHLPGDEVSSVVEVRIDRYPVAQHAAAGHVVRSLPLNGGPAADRDLLLTKAGLQDRPAAPRSSGKTPAAKGRVDLTDQPSLLLKGWSQEDAPGLPAVHVEPKDGGCRLWVHVPSVGERIGIGNSLEACLRDRGEALCLGEVWQPLLTPSLNKVTSFSAGSEADAISVRIDLAANGEATDWEFMLSSVRPVADVSADQLIALAERKPKARSIPAALKPIKDQLGQLETLRFCSTLLLEHERSSGVVQLDLCPPQLEALGDLRSADPSGLRHRWVDAFNPVDPHAFLQPLLRAADRAWTAQRLDLQLPGITIEADEPDGSVLTDVAKTAIALDLPLELDDDGCPSASELIQVFKHSSQRRVLEQQLSHALPPLSLVASIEASSAAADSDGEDAAPIRPNTSLTPWTCATQHYAHLVNQQVIVALLTDAKDRPTVRHKTRLKLGLKGAGADLTWPLFTASQDEKLNGLVNERTVQRLNTRRRQVLELEKDLLSMIQARSAQPLIGEQVEGRISGVQSYGFFVEVGESRVEGLVHVSSLNDDWYEYRSRQNRLVGRKNRQTYQLGDAVQVRVINVDVLRNQIDLEVISQASDASSEPESSEPLPVALSER from the coding sequence ATGAAATTTACGGTTGCCGATCTGCTGGATCAGCTCTCGACAGAGCATCCCTCTGAGTCAGACCAACTGGCCAAGATCCTCAAGCTCAGCAACAAGACGGACAAAGCAGCGCTTGAACTTGCGGTTTCATCACTGATGAAAATCGGTGTGATCGAGCAGACGAGTGAGGGTGGACTCACTCGGCCCCAAGAGAGTGATCTGATTGATGCTCGCCTGCGCTGCAGCAGCAAAGGCTTCTGCTTTGCCATTCGCGATGACGGCGGTGAGGACATTTACATCCGTGACCATCAGCTGAACCACGCCTGGAACGGTGATCGAGTGCTGGTGCTGGTGACGCGGGAGGGCGGCCGCCGCCGTTCTCCAGAAGGTGGCGTTCAATGCATCCTGGAACGGGCCACGCAATCGCTCCTGGCGCAGGTGGAGCAGCAGAGTGAACAGCTGCTGGCCTCACCTTTGGATGACCGGGTGCTTGCTGGCATTGAATTGCCAGCAGAGGATGCGAAGCACCTGCCCGGCGATGAGGTCTCCAGCGTTGTTGAGGTACGGATCGACCGCTATCCCGTGGCTCAGCATGCTGCGGCCGGCCATGTTGTTCGATCTCTCCCGCTCAATGGCGGACCGGCGGCAGATCGAGACCTGCTCCTGACCAAGGCTGGGCTTCAGGACCGACCTGCAGCACCCCGAAGCTCTGGCAAAACACCTGCGGCCAAGGGTCGGGTTGATCTCACCGACCAGCCTTCGCTACTTCTCAAAGGATGGAGTCAGGAGGACGCGCCGGGGTTGCCTGCCGTGCACGTTGAGCCCAAGGACGGCGGATGTCGCCTCTGGGTCCATGTACCCAGCGTGGGCGAGCGGATCGGGATAGGCAATAGCCTTGAGGCATGCCTGCGTGATCGCGGCGAAGCGCTTTGCCTCGGTGAGGTCTGGCAACCCCTGTTGACTCCATCCCTCAATAAGGTCACCAGCTTCTCCGCCGGTTCCGAGGCTGACGCCATCAGCGTTCGGATCGATCTTGCAGCCAACGGTGAGGCGACCGATTGGGAGTTCATGCTGAGTTCGGTGCGCCCCGTCGCCGACGTAAGCGCCGACCAGTTGATCGCCCTTGCGGAACGCAAACCCAAGGCACGCAGCATCCCTGCGGCTCTCAAACCGATCAAAGACCAGCTCGGTCAGCTGGAGACCCTGCGGTTCTGCAGCACTTTGCTGTTGGAGCACGAGCGCAGCAGCGGAGTTGTGCAACTCGATCTCTGCCCTCCACAGCTGGAAGCCCTTGGTGACTTGCGCAGCGCAGATCCATCCGGTTTGCGGCATCGCTGGGTTGATGCGTTCAACCCGGTGGACCCCCATGCGTTCCTTCAGCCTCTGTTGAGGGCTGCCGACCGTGCATGGACCGCACAACGACTCGATCTCCAATTGCCTGGAATCACCATCGAGGCGGATGAACCCGATGGCAGCGTGCTGACCGATGTGGCGAAGACAGCCATTGCCTTAGACCTTCCACTGGAACTGGATGACGACGGTTGCCCATCAGCTTCGGAACTGATTCAGGTTTTCAAGCACAGCAGTCAACGCCGCGTGCTTGAACAGCAGCTCAGTCATGCCCTGCCACCGCTCAGCCTTGTGGCATCCATAGAAGCCAGTTCAGCGGCAGCAGATTCCGATGGGGAGGATGCTGCTCCAATCCGCCCCAACACATCACTGACCCCCTGGACCTGTGCAACTCAGCACTACGCCCACCTGGTGAACCAACAGGTGATCGTTGCACTGCTCACCGATGCCAAGGATCGTCCAACCGTGCGTCACAAAACGCGTCTGAAGCTTGGGCTTAAGGGTGCCGGTGCTGATCTCACATGGCCCCTGTTTACGGCATCACAGGACGAGAAGCTGAACGGATTGGTGAATGAGCGCACGGTGCAACGGCTCAACACCCGTCGGCGCCAGGTGTTGGAACTGGAGAAGGATCTGCTGTCGATGATCCAGGCCCGTTCAGCCCAGCCCCTGATCGGCGAACAGGTGGAGGGGCGCATCAGCGGTGTGCAGAGCTATGGCTTTTTCGTGGAAGTCGGTGAGAGTCGCGTTGAGGGGCTGGTTCATGTGAGCTCCCTCAACGATGACTGGTACGAATACAGATCACGTCAGAATCGCCTGGTCGGTCGCAAGAACCGTCAGACCTATCAACTCGGCGATGCAGTTCAGGTGCGCGTGATCAATGTGGATGTTCTGCGCAATCAGATCGACCTTGAGGTCATCAGCCAGGCATCCGATGCCTCCAGCGAGCCTGAATCGTCGGAGCCGCTGCCTGTCGCCCTCAGCGAGCGCTGA
- a CDS encoding TldD/PmbA family protein, whose translation MMSSNNSLNAKDLRDRLQTLASSEGIRRWDLGAACSDDCSVQVDRGEAKQLKASQRSSITVRVWNSDGLVGITSTTDLSDGGLEQALVGAHAASRFGNPEEIPQFSSLSTAPLPELDRPLQPRQGILPLLDTLREAEADLLGRHTAIQTVPYNGLSESLSQSLYLNSDGALRQMERTQASLYLYARAEQTGRKPRSGGAVRLGLGSSELDVQGCISEAVDRTVSHLDYQPIETGTYRVCFTPEAFLSLLGAFSSMFNARSVLDGVSLSQRDSIGTDLAVPFFNLHDDGLHPGHISAAAFDGEGTPTRRLSLIEDGTLRNFLHSEATARAFGVQPTGHAGLGAKVSVGPDWFVVGSNPQVSSGNSLDHRTESGPFVLIEDLSALHAGVKATQGSFSLPFDGWLVNNGERVSVEAATVAGDIRSVLNGIAHLEADSEVTHRGVCPHVWVDGLSITGEA comes from the coding sequence ATGATGAGCAGCAACAACAGCCTTAACGCCAAAGATCTCAGGGATCGCCTTCAGACCCTTGCTTCAAGTGAAGGGATTCGTCGTTGGGACCTTGGTGCCGCTTGCAGTGACGACTGCTCCGTTCAAGTGGATCGCGGTGAAGCCAAACAACTCAAGGCCTCGCAGCGCAGCTCAATCACCGTCCGGGTTTGGAATAGCGATGGCTTGGTGGGCATCACCAGCACCACCGACCTCTCCGATGGCGGCTTGGAACAAGCTCTGGTTGGGGCGCATGCGGCCAGTCGTTTTGGCAATCCAGAGGAGATTCCTCAGTTCTCATCACTGTCGACAGCCCCACTCCCCGAGCTCGATCGACCGCTTCAACCACGTCAGGGAATCCTCCCCCTGCTGGACACTCTGCGGGAAGCAGAAGCCGATCTGCTCGGTCGTCACACCGCAATCCAAACAGTCCCCTACAATGGACTGTCGGAATCCCTGTCTCAAAGCCTTTATCTTAATAGTGACGGGGCACTGCGCCAGATGGAGCGCACCCAAGCCAGCCTCTATCTCTACGCAAGGGCGGAACAAACAGGTCGCAAGCCCCGCAGTGGCGGTGCAGTTCGTCTGGGCCTTGGCAGCAGTGAACTTGATGTTCAGGGCTGCATCAGCGAAGCGGTTGACCGCACCGTCAGCCATCTGGACTATCAACCGATCGAAACAGGGACCTATCGGGTCTGTTTCACCCCTGAGGCTTTTCTCTCTCTGCTCGGTGCTTTCAGCAGCATGTTCAATGCGCGTTCCGTGCTCGACGGGGTGAGCTTGAGCCAGCGGGATTCGATTGGAACCGATCTGGCGGTTCCTTTCTTCAATCTCCACGATGACGGCCTCCACCCGGGACACATCAGTGCGGCAGCCTTTGATGGCGAGGGAACACCAACCCGGCGCCTCTCATTGATTGAGGACGGAACCCTCCGCAATTTCCTTCACTCGGAAGCCACGGCCCGAGCCTTCGGTGTTCAACCCACCGGCCATGCTGGGCTTGGAGCCAAGGTTTCGGTCGGTCCCGACTGGTTCGTGGTTGGTTCCAACCCGCAGGTGAGCAGTGGCAACAGCCTCGACCACCGCACCGAGTCTGGCCCTTTCGTGCTGATTGAGGATCTATCAGCGCTTCATGCCGGAGTGAAGGCCACCCAAGGCTCCTTCTCCTTGCCCTTCGATGGTTGGTTGGTGAACAACGGAGAACGGGTTTCGGTTGAAGCAGCAACAGTTGCCGGCGACATCCGCTCTGTTCTCAACGGCATTGCTCATCTGGAAGCTGATTCAGAAGTCACCCACCGTGGGGTTTGCCCCCATGTTTGGGTGGATGGTCTCTCCATCACCGGCGAAGCCTGA
- the fmt gene encoding methionyl-tRNA formyltransferase has translation MNILFWGTPAYAVPTLDALHGAGHTIVGVVTQPDRRRGRGKQLVPSPVKARAEELGLPVFTPERIRRDDDCKAKLAALGADASVVVAFGQILPKDVLEQPPLGSWNGHGSLLPRWRGAGPIQWALLEGDQETGVGIMAMEEGLDTGPVLLEQRTPIELLDTSIALAERLSALTAELMVQAMPLIEAAGTGPEDERLAKLNVRVQAEGSTYARMLEKQDFQLDWSASALSIHRKVMGLHPGAFTQLHDKRLKVLRTEPLIERLQDQLSTEGRSLVGQWPTGGHPPGTILAMIEDLGLVVSSSGCPLLIREAQLEGKARSTAPALLQQLKATLGDRFGEV, from the coding sequence TTGAACATCTTGTTCTGGGGAACACCGGCCTATGCGGTGCCGACTCTTGATGCTTTGCATGGGGCAGGTCACACCATCGTTGGAGTGGTGACGCAGCCCGATCGGCGGCGCGGTCGAGGCAAACAGCTGGTTCCATCACCGGTGAAGGCGAGGGCCGAGGAACTCGGTCTACCGGTGTTCACACCTGAACGGATCCGACGGGATGACGATTGCAAAGCCAAGCTTGCTGCCCTCGGTGCTGATGCTTCGGTGGTTGTGGCCTTCGGACAGATCCTGCCCAAGGATGTTTTGGAGCAGCCGCCTCTGGGCAGCTGGAACGGCCATGGATCACTTCTACCGCGTTGGCGCGGTGCTGGTCCCATCCAGTGGGCCCTGCTCGAAGGAGATCAGGAAACGGGTGTGGGGATCATGGCCATGGAAGAAGGGCTCGATACCGGCCCTGTGCTGCTCGAACAACGCACCCCAATCGAGCTCCTGGATACCTCCATCGCCTTGGCCGAACGGCTCAGTGCTCTCACTGCAGAACTGATGGTGCAGGCCATGCCGCTGATTGAAGCGGCGGGTACGGGCCCAGAAGACGAGAGATTGGCGAAGCTCAATGTGCGTGTTCAGGCCGAGGGGTCGACCTATGCCCGCATGCTGGAGAAACAGGATTTCCAATTGGATTGGTCAGCCTCGGCCCTCAGCATCCATCGCAAGGTGATGGGGCTTCATCCAGGGGCGTTCACCCAGTTGCATGACAAACGCCTGAAGGTGTTGCGCACGGAGCCATTGATCGAGCGCCTGCAGGATCAACTCAGTACTGAAGGGCGCAGCCTCGTGGGCCAATGGCCCACCGGCGGGCATCCCCCAGGGACGATCCTCGCAATGATCGAGGATCTAGGGCTTGTGGTGAGCAGTTCAGGTTGTCCCCTTCTGATTCGGGAGGCGCAGCTGGAAGGAAAAGCACGCAGCACAGCGCCCGCTCTGTTGCAACAACTCAAGGCCACTCTGGGAGATCGCTTCGGCGAGGTGTGA